The segment CTTTGACGACCAGTTCGTCACCGTCGTGGGTGGTGACCGCGAAAGGGAGGCTGTCCGTTCCAGCCTTGAGCGGGGTGAAGCGCGCTCCGGCGGCGTCGAAGCCCGCCGCGGTGAGCGCGTCGACCAGCAGCGGGTGCGGGCGGCTGATCACCGTGTCAGTGGAGGGCATCGGGCACCTCCGGCACGGGGACGGGGCGGCGGTGGGCGGCGGAGGCCAGGGCGGCGTCCAGCAGGGCGATGGAGGCGAGGTTGTCGGCGGCGGGCACCGGCAAAGTGCCGTCCTGGTGTAGGGCGTCGATCATGGCGGTGATGCACCGCTGGTAGGCCGGCGGCCCGGCCTGGGGCAAGTTCCGCGCCTGGTGGGGGTCCGGCGCCCAGCGGGCGGCGAAGCCCCGGCCCTCAACCCGCCAGTCGCCGTTCGCGTCGGTCCGCAGGGCCGGGTCGACGATGTAGCCGCCCCGGTAGGTGAACAGGGAGCCGTCGGCGAAGTGGACGGTGACCGTGGCGATCGAGCTGTGGGCCGCGAGGAAGCCGGTCGCTGTCTCGGTGCAGGTGACCTCGGTGGGCGGCGCGGTGATCAGCGCGCGGACCTGGTCGAAGGCGTGGACTGCGAGGTCTGTGGTGACGGGCAGGTGCTGGCCGGTGCGGAAACCCGGGCCGGTCAGGGTGACCAGGGTGTCGGCGGTGACGGCGAACGGCGCCCGGCCGCCGGAGCGGACCGTGTCGGCGAACGCGAGGAAGTCCGGGTCGGCACCCCGGTTGCGCATGACGGCCAGCAGCAGGCCACGCTCCTCGGCGAGGTGGACGAGGTCGAGGGCGTCGGGCAGGTTCAGGGCCAGCGGCTTCTCGGTCAGGACGTGCAGGCCCTGGGCTAGCGCCGACCGGCTGACCGGGTAGTGGAGTTCGGGCGGGGTGAGGTTGACGACGACATCGGCCGCGGCCCGGGCGAGCGCTTCGGGAAGCGTTGTGGCGAAGGCCGGGTTCAGCCCGTACCGGGCGACCAGCACCTGGGCGGCCTGCTGGTCGGGGTCGACGAGGGCGCTGATCTCGATGCGCCCGTCGGCGAGCAGGGAGCGGACCCAGCGGCTGGCGATGGCGCCGCAGCCGATGATCACGGCCTTCACGACGCCTCCTTGAGCGGGTGGGGGCTGGGGCGGTGCTGGGCGGCCTGGTGGCGGTGGACGTGGCCGAGAGCTTGTGCGGTGAGGTCGTCGAGTGAGCCGTCGGTGGCGTCGAGCAGGGCGACGGCCGGGGCGAGCGGGTGGGCGAGGTAGGCGTTGAAGTGCTCGCTGAAGTGCCGGTCGTAGAAGATCGTCGGCATGCCCTTGCGCAGGCGTGCCCGACGGGCGAGCACGTCCGGGTCGGCGGTGAGCACGATCGTCAGGTCGGGCATCGCCACCGGACGGCCGGTCACCAGGTGCCGGGCCTGGGCGTCGCAGTCGAAGCCATTCATCCGGCCGACGGCGTGGGCGTGAGCGAGGAGGGTGTCGACGGTGCGGTCGAGGATCACGTCCCGGCCCTCGGCGAGGGCCTGCCCGGCCAAGGTGAGCCGCAGGTCCTCGACGTCCAGGAACTCGGCGATGTTGGCCAACTGGTGCTCGGCTGTGAACGGCTCGGGGGCCGGCAGCCGGGTGGGGTCGGGGCTGGCGTGGTAGTAGCAGGGGATGACGACGGGCCTGTCGAGGTGGGGTGCGAGTTGGGCGGCCAGCGTGGTCTTGCCGACGCAGCTGACGCCCTCGATGCCGAGGATCACGCGAACTCCCTGTCCGTGGTGGTGGAGGGGACGGTGCGGCGGTTGCTCTTGGGAGCGAGCGCGGTGTGCCGGGTGCCGCTGACCGCCCAGCGGCCGAGCGCGGTCAGCGGGCCGACGCTCTTGAGCAGGAGCCCAGCCAGCGTCTCCGCACTCCGTACCGCTGTCGCCCGGACCGTGAGGGGTTGGCCCTCGGCCACGGCGAGAGCGCGGACCGGTGCGACGGCGGAAGCCCAGAGTGCGGTCGCGGCCGCCGCCCGGACCGGCAGGCGCGTGCGCGGATCGAGCGCGAGCGCCAGGCAGAGCGCGGTGGCGGGCGAGACCAGCAGCCACGCCATGCCCCGGTAGGCGCCGATGGTCAGGGCCATCGCGTGGTCGCGGCTGCTGCCGTGACCTTCGGCGTGCCAGCAGGCCGCGCACTTCGGGTAGTCGAGGTAGCTCTGGAACCAGCGCTCACTCTGGGCCAGCAGCTCGCGCAGGTACTCGGCCGCCGGCACGGTGGTAGTGAAGGGCAGACTGTCCACCGGGATGCCGTCCAGGGTGAGCCGGTAGCCGAAGGCGACGTCGTCGAGCACCGTGAAGGTCGGCAGGCCGCCGACCTTCCGAAAAACGTCCGTGCGAACGAGGAGGCCATGGCCGACGGTCTGGGCCAGCCCCGGCAGGCCGGGGCCGGTGTGCGGGCAGCGGGCGGTGTCGGCCTGCTGGCGGAGGTTGGGGATCTCTCGTCGCACTGTCCACAGGGTCTGGGCCCGGGCGGCGCCCCGGCACAGGCTCCGCTCCCACCAGGCGCCGGCGGCACCCTGGGTGGCGAAGCGGGCCGACTGCTGAACGACGCACGGGAGTTCACCGTCGGCGGCCCGGCGGCGGGCCAGGAACTCGGCGGTCCGCTCCAGCAGCTCGCGGCTCGGGCGGGAGTCCACGTCGTAGACCGCGATGTACTCCTGCTCGGCGTCGGCGATGGCGAGTTGTTCGACGGCGGCGTTGACCTGCGCCGCCTTGCGCCCGTCGCCCCGGTAGTGGACGTGCCGGACCAGCGGGTCGGCCTGCGGCAGCCGTGCGAGTTCCGCCGTGACGATGTCCGCCGTGGTGGGGAAGCCGGACAGCATCTCGGCCGCCACGGCATCGGTCAGTGTGCCCTCACCGGTGCCGGTCAGGGCCTTGCCGAGGGCGGCCAGCTCGTCGCCGGTCAGCTGCGGGAAGCGCTCCACCGTGAGGTCGGCCGCCGTAGCCCCCGCGAGCAGGGTGGCCAGGTGCTGGCGCTCGGCCTCCTCTCGGGCTGTGGTCACCAGGGTCAGCGTCGAGCCGGGGAAGTCGCGCAGGAGCGGGACGAACCAGGCCAGAGCGGCGGTGATCTGCTGTTGCTCCCGCAGCACCGGAATAACGACGTGCAGCACCATCGGCTCCACCGCCCTCCGGTTCCCGGTCCGCACGGGCTGGTCGGCCCAGGCCAGCGTCCGGCGGATGTGCCGCAGTCCGTTGACGTTGCGCGCGGCCACAGCGGCGGCGATCCACCAGGTGGCACTCCACCGCAGCGGCTTGAGCCCTCGCGTGTTCACTCGGCACCGACTTCGGCGACGTAGTTGTGGAACAGGCGGTAGGTGTCACGGAGTTCGCCGACCGGATAGGTGTCCTGCCAGGGCTTGTCGGGGCCGGCGAAGTGGACGAGGGCTGCGGTCTTCTCGTCCTCCAGGAGCTGGGCGAGCGGGCTGTCGGCCTCGGCGTAGTGAATGAAGCCGGCCTGGGTGGCCTGCGGCGACATGGCGAAGGTGTTCCAACGCCGGTCCAGTCGATGCCAGTTGTCGCCGATGGCCCAGTTCAGGGCGTCCTGGTCCCAGAAGCGGACCTTGTCGGGGTGTTCGGCGAGGAACTGCCGGGAGCGATCGAAGACGCCGAGCCGCTGGCAGCGCTCGAGGTCGATGAGCATGACGCCGCTGTTGAAGTAGTCCCGGCCGTACGGGACGCCGAGCTTCTCCCAGCCGGGCAGTTGGATGCCGCGGCCGATGACCGGGTTCTGCGGGTCGCGCACCGCGCCGACCGGGCGCCCGTCGAGGGACTGCCGAAGCAGCGGGCGGAGGTCGCCGAGCACCAGGGTGTCGGCGTCCAGGTACAGCACCCGGTGCTCGTCGGGGATGACCTCCGGGATGGCCAGGCGCACATACACCGCGCCGCTGACCCAGTCGGAGACCGGGTAGCGCGGGTCAGTCAGCGGCGCGGGCCGCAACTCGGTGGCCAGTCCGATGCGGTCGGCGTCGCGCAGGATCGCCTTCCGGTTGGCGTCGCTGATCTGCTGGTCCAGGACGATCAGGCGGAGCTCACCGACCGTGCCAGGGTGGGCTGCGGCGATCGAGCGCATCAGCGTCCGCAGCGGGCGGGCGTATCCGTCGTCGACCCCGCACACGATCGGCTGCAGGGGCCTGGAGGTGGTGCTCACGAGGCACTCCCTCCGGCGGCCACGGTCTGGGCGGGGAAGTGCTTCTCGGCCCAGTCGAGGGTCTGGCGCAGGCCGTCGCGCAGGTGCGTGGTGGGCTCCCAGTCGAGGTGGGCGCGGGCGGCGGTGATGTCGGGGCAGCGGCGCTTGGGGTCGTCGGCGGGCAGCGGGACGAAGGTGATGGCGGAGGCGGAGCCGGTCATCGTCCGGATCTCCTCGGCGAGTTGGAGCATCGTGATCTCGTGCGGGTTACCGATGTTCACCGGACCGGCGTACTCGGCGGCGGTGGTGGCGAGCAGGCCCTCGACGGTGTCGGCCACGAAGCACAGGGACCGGGTCTGGCCGCCGTCGCCGGCCACAGTGATCGGCTCTCCGGCCAGCGCCTGCTGAATGAAGGCGGGCACCGCGCGGCCGTCGTCGGCGCGCATCCGCGGACCGTAGGTGTTGAAGATCCGCACGATGCGGGTGCGGGTGCCGCCGGTGCGGTGGAAGCAGGAGGTCAGGGCCTCGGCGTACCGCTTGGCCTCGTCGTAGACGCTGCGCGGGCCGATGGGGTTGACGTTGCCCCAGTACTGCTCGGGCTGCGGGTGGACGAGCGGGTCGCCGTACACCTCGGAGGTCGAAGCCAGCAGGAACCGGGCCCGCTTGGCCTCGGCCATCTCCAGGGCGTTGAGCGTGCCGATCGCGCCGACCTTCAGGGTGGCCAGCGGGTGACGGGCGTAGTCCAGCGGCGAGGCGGGCGAGGCGAGGTGGAAGACGAAGTCCACCGGACCGGCCACCGTGAAGGGCCGGGTCACGTCGTCGGCCTGGAAACGGAAGCCGTCGGCCGAGCGCAGGTGCGAGAGGTTGTCGAGGCGGCCGGTCAGCAGGTTGTCGATGCCGATCACGTTCGCGCCGAGGTCCAGCAGCCGCTCGCACAGGTGCGAGCCGATGAAGCCGGCGGCGCCGGTGACGACGGCGGTGCGGCGGGCGAAGGCATCAGGTGCGGCGGCGGCCGCCGGACCCTTCGGGCGAGGCTGTTGTGCCTGCAGGCGTTGCACGGTGCTTGTCCTCCAAGTCGCTTGGTGGGCAGCGGGGTTCGCGACGACCGTTGCGGCGGCGCGGGGCCCGGGCCTCAGGCGGTCGTGTCGTGGTCGGGAAGGGCCTGTGCGGGCGGTGCCGCGACCGGGTGATCGGCGCTCAACTGGTGATCGGCGGCGACCCCGAGCAATGCGAGCGTGACGAGGTGGCCCAGGCCCCACAGCACGGTGAGCGCTGTCCCCACCGGGTCGCGGTGATCGCCGCGGTGCCTGCCGTGATGGGGTCTCTCGACTGCCTCCATGGCTCCTCCCATCGTCGTCTTCCGGGGCCGGGCGGCCGGTACAGCGTCGCCGCGCCGCAGCGCAACTCGGAACGTTTCTGGGGGGTTTCTCCTTGATGCGGCCCGAGCCACAGCGGGTAGCAGTACGCTCACCAACAGGGCATGAATCGCTGGGGGGTTGAGATGAGCTCAGACGTTCTGGCAGTCCACCCGCTCACCCACCTGATGCGGTTACGCGGCTGGGGAAAGATCCAGTTCGCGCGCATGATGCGTGACCACGGCACCGCGCTGAAGATCCACCTGGCGACCAACCGGACGTTGGTGTGGAAGTGGGAGCAGGGCCAGGAACCCGAGCCTGACGCGCAGTACGTTCTGGCCAACCTCCTCGGCGTCAATCCCCGTACTCTGGTTGCCAATCCGTGGCCAGGGTGGCTCCCCGTCTGGGAGGTGACGGGCATCACGGCGCCGTGGACAAAGGCCGGTACCGTGGACGTACTGGTGGAACTGGTCAGGAGTGGTCATATGGATCGGCGGGGCTTTCTCACCATCACCGGGGCCGCGATGGCCACTGTCGCCGCGAGTTGGGCTTCCGCCTCACCGGCGTTCGCCTCCGCCCTGAACGGCGACCAGGTGACCGATGCCATGGTCGACACCCTCGAATCCCGGGTCGGCACCCTCCAGAGCCTGGACGCGCAGATGGGCGGCGCCCGCCTCATCGAGCAGGCCCGCGGCGACCTCGCCATCATCACTACCTTGCTCAAGCAGGGCCGCCACACGGACGCCGTCGAAGCCCGTCTGCTCGGGCTGGCCGCCCAGGTCAACTACATCGCCGGGTGGATGGCCTACGACAGCGGGCTCCGCTCCGCCGGCCAGCAGTACTACCTCGGCGCTCTTCGCGCTGCGAAGACCATCGGCGACGACGCGCTCGGAGGCTTCCTGCTCGCCGAGATGGGCGTGCACCTCTCCGACGCCGGCAACCCCGCCGAGCGCGTCGCCCAGGTCGAGACCGCGCTCGCCAACACCCCCGCGACGATGCAGCCCGGCGTCCGCAGCTACCTCGAACTCCACCACGCCGAGAGCCTGTCCCGCGACGGGCAGCACCAGAAGGCCGGCTCCGCCCTCAACCGCGCCCACGACCTGTGGGCCCGCAACGGCGGCGACCGACTCCCGAGCTGGCTCTCCTGGTACGGCGACGCCCAACTCAGCTCCACCGAAGGCAAGATCATGCTCCGCGCGGGCCAGGTCGACCGTGCCACCAGCGCCCTCGCTTCCTCCATCGACCACGCGGTCCCCCGCGACCAGGCCGTCCGCGCCGGACGCCTCGCCACCGCCCGCCTCGCCGGCAAGGACCTCGACGGCGCCCTCGACGCCGCCAACCGCGGCCTCGGCCTCCTCGAAACCCAGGTCCACTCCGTACGCGCCGTCAAC is part of the Kitasatospora setae KM-6054 genome and harbors:
- a CDS encoding Gfo/Idh/MocA family protein; the protein is MKAVIIGCGAIASRWVRSLLADGRIEISALVDPDQQAAQVLVARYGLNPAFATTLPEALARAAADVVVNLTPPELHYPVSRSALAQGLHVLTEKPLALNLPDALDLVHLAEERGLLLAVMRNRGADPDFLAFADTVRSGGRAPFAVTADTLVTLTGPGFRTGQHLPVTTDLAVHAFDQVRALITAPPTEVTCTETATGFLAAHSSIATVTVHFADGSLFTYRGGYIVDPALRTDANGDWRVEGRGFAARWAPDPHQARNLPQAGPPAYQRCITAMIDALHQDGTLPVPAADNLASIALLDAALASAAHRRPVPVPEVPDALH
- a CDS encoding AAA family ATPase, whose translation is MILGIEGVSCVGKTTLAAQLAPHLDRPVVIPCYYHASPDPTRLPAPEPFTAEHQLANIAEFLDVEDLRLTLAGQALAEGRDVILDRTVDTLLAHAHAVGRMNGFDCDAQARHLVTGRPVAMPDLTIVLTADPDVLARRARLRKGMPTIFYDRHFSEHFNAYLAHPLAPAVALLDATDGSLDDLTAQALGHVHRHQAAQHRPSPHPLKEAS
- a CDS encoding glycosyltransferase, whose amino-acid sequence is MAARNVNGLRHIRRTLAWADQPVRTGNRRAVEPMVLHVVIPVLREQQQITAALAWFVPLLRDFPGSTLTLVTTAREEAERQHLATLLAGATAADLTVERFPQLTGDELAALGKALTGTGEGTLTDAVAAEMLSGFPTTADIVTAELARLPQADPLVRHVHYRGDGRKAAQVNAAVEQLAIADAEQEYIAVYDVDSRPSRELLERTAEFLARRRAADGELPCVVQQSARFATQGAAGAWWERSLCRGAARAQTLWTVRREIPNLRQQADTARCPHTGPGLPGLAQTVGHGLLVRTDVFRKVGGLPTFTVLDDVAFGYRLTLDGIPVDSLPFTTTVPAAEYLRELLAQSERWFQSYLDYPKCAACWHAEGHGSSRDHAMALTIGAYRGMAWLLVSPATALCLALALDPRTRLPVRAAAATALWASAVAPVRALAVAEGQPLTVRATAVRSAETLAGLLLKSVGPLTALGRWAVSGTRHTALAPKSNRRTVPSTTTDREFA
- a CDS encoding glycosyltransferase family 8 protein — encoded protein: MSTTSRPLQPIVCGVDDGYARPLRTLMRSIAAAHPGTVGELRLIVLDQQISDANRKAILRDADRIGLATELRPAPLTDPRYPVSDWVSGAVYVRLAIPEVIPDEHRVLYLDADTLVLGDLRPLLRQSLDGRPVGAVRDPQNPVIGRGIQLPGWEKLGVPYGRDYFNSGVMLIDLERCQRLGVFDRSRQFLAEHPDKVRFWDQDALNWAIGDNWHRLDRRWNTFAMSPQATQAGFIHYAEADSPLAQLLEDEKTAALVHFAGPDKPWQDTYPVGELRDTYRLFHNYVAEVGAE
- a CDS encoding UDP-glucuronic acid decarboxylase family protein, encoding MQRLQAQQPRPKGPAAAAAPDAFARRTAVVTGAAGFIGSHLCERLLDLGANVIGIDNLLTGRLDNLSHLRSADGFRFQADDVTRPFTVAGPVDFVFHLASPASPLDYARHPLATLKVGAIGTLNALEMAEAKRARFLLASTSEVYGDPLVHPQPEQYWGNVNPIGPRSVYDEAKRYAEALTSCFHRTGGTRTRIVRIFNTYGPRMRADDGRAVPAFIQQALAGEPITVAGDGGQTRSLCFVADTVEGLLATTAAEYAGPVNIGNPHEITMLQLAEEIRTMTGSASAITFVPLPADDPKRRCPDITAARAHLDWEPTTHLRDGLRQTLDWAEKHFPAQTVAAGGSAS